The following are encoded together in the Aciduricibacillus chroicocephali genome:
- a CDS encoding putative polysaccharide biosynthesis protein, translating to MHNDGSKKLVKGALILAGAGLIGKVLGASYRIPLQNLLGDEGFYIYQQIYPILGLALMLSLYGFPSAVARIAAEHGEKGETVGWRNYFLPAWVVLAGTSIIFAGMLFIGADRLAEIIGDDQLVSLYRSASFVFLAIPITAILRGACQSQAEMVPVAQSQLIEQFLRVVIIIAAAAVIGKSGDDLYKIGMAAVWAAVIGAVGAIGILLFRTKQPALGTAKFSWGRHSRALLGIGLVATLNHALLLLIQFGDMLTLLPSLREYGLSFAAAVQEKGIFDRGQPLIQIGSVLGSSLALSVMPSISKGKLEREPDLYGPFMLVAFKLSLAIGIGAAAGLIVIFPEVNTLLFENSSGTGSLRLLMLAVCVSSVAITLAAMLQGLGLYRRTALYITLALLVKVFLNFTLVRMYGIYGGAAATVLALVLMLTLASFDLSRQTALFSGMRRVSWPLVLSAGSMVIYLFAGKWFFQFMLPSMTRGMLVLEVIVLVTGGAIVYLVLLFRSKEFFREEEVSLLPASKLFLLIRKNIK from the coding sequence ATGCATAATGATGGTTCTAAAAAATTAGTCAAAGGTGCCCTCATTCTTGCTGGTGCCGGTTTGATCGGCAAAGTTCTTGGAGCTAGCTATCGTATACCGCTTCAGAACCTGCTCGGCGATGAGGGTTTTTATATATATCAGCAAATATATCCAATCCTTGGGTTGGCTCTTATGCTCTCGCTTTATGGCTTCCCTTCAGCTGTTGCAAGAATTGCTGCTGAGCATGGGGAAAAAGGTGAAACAGTTGGCTGGCGGAATTACTTTCTGCCGGCATGGGTAGTACTGGCAGGTACCTCTATAATCTTTGCAGGAATGCTTTTTATAGGGGCGGATAGGCTAGCAGAAATTATAGGTGACGACCAGCTTGTGTCGCTTTACCGTTCTGCATCTTTCGTATTTCTTGCAATTCCCATTACTGCGATTCTAAGAGGGGCCTGTCAGTCCCAGGCAGAGATGGTTCCAGTTGCGCAGTCACAGCTTATTGAACAATTTCTCAGGGTAGTGATCATTATTGCAGCAGCTGCTGTAATCGGTAAGTCTGGCGATGATCTGTACAAAATCGGCATGGCTGCAGTGTGGGCTGCGGTCATCGGGGCTGTTGGCGCTATTGGCATCCTGTTATTTCGTACAAAGCAACCGGCTCTTGGTACAGCAAAGTTTTCATGGGGAAGACATAGTCGCGCTCTGCTTGGAATCGGTCTTGTAGCGACTCTAAATCATGCACTCTTACTGCTTATACAGTTTGGCGACATGCTAACATTGCTACCATCACTCCGCGAGTACGGACTCAGCTTTGCCGCGGCAGTTCAGGAGAAGGGGATATTTGACAGGGGGCAACCGCTTATCCAGATTGGAAGCGTGCTCGGATCCTCGCTCGCTCTTTCTGTGATGCCTTCCATCTCGAAGGGAAAGCTGGAGCGTGAACCTGATTTGTATGGCCCTTTTATGCTCGTTGCCTTTAAGCTCAGCTTGGCTATTGGGATAGGGGCTGCAGCTGGTCTTATTGTTATTTTTCCCGAAGTAAATACGCTTCTGTTTGAAAATTCTTCAGGAACCGGTAGCTTGCGTCTGCTTATGCTTGCGGTTTGCGTCTCCTCGGTTGCAATAACCCTTGCTGCAATGCTCCAAGGGCTAGGTCTTTACAGGAGAACAGCACTCTACATTACACTAGCTCTGTTGGTTAAAGTCTTTCTTAATTTCACGCTTGTAAGAATGTATGGCATTTATGGAGGGGCGGCTGCAACAGTGCTTGCACTAGTATTGATGCTTACGCTTGCTTCGTTTGACCTTTCCCGACAAACAGCATTATTTAGTGGTATGCGAAGAGTTTCATGGCCCCTTGTTTTATCTGCAGGGAGCATGGTTATTTACCTTTTTGCTGGAAAATGGTTTTTCCAGTTCATGCTGCCTAGTATGACAAGAGGTATGCTCGTTTTGGAAGTGATTGTACTTGTAACTGGTGGAGCAATTGTTTATCTTGTTTTGCTGTTCAGGAGCAAGGAGTTTTTTAGAGAAGAGGAAGTAAGTCTGCTGCCAGCCAGCAAATTATTTCTCCTTATCCGCAAAAATATTAAATAG
- the mazG gene encoding nucleoside triphosphate pyrophosphohydrolase, producing MSFKIQIAGLGAGDIEQLPLGIYRKLLNHDGIIQARTLDHPVIETLMEEGVTFASFDDYYEEEAGFERVYERIAAKLLEMAQTENVFYVVPGHPSLAEMSVKLLQEQKEVPVEIIGGQSYLDDLFASLQIDPIEGFQFVDATSFQRNELNYRNHLVFCQVYDQMSASNVKLELLEDLPADYEIILIEAAGTDKERKEQIPLEDLDRVTSISNLTSVYIPPVPEELLTHEFASLRSVVRILRSPDGCPWDKEQTHESLRRYLIEEAYELIDAIEEEDDEGIIEEMGDVLLQIMMHAQIGEDDGYFTIDDVIRGITEKMINRHPHVFGDVHVESTEDVNANWEKIKKQEKQERDSILDGIPRSLPALMRSTKLQKKARKAGFQWESAEEIWEKFNEEVQEFHEALESGNKREMEEEYGDILFILVNLAIFHKIEAEQSLTYANEKFISRFHHIEHSLKKSGKELEDASLEEMDALWDEAKRKERE from the coding sequence ATGTCCTTTAAAATACAAATTGCCGGTCTTGGAGCTGGTGACATTGAACAGCTTCCGCTCGGTATTTATCGCAAATTACTAAACCATGATGGTATTATTCAGGCACGCACACTCGACCATCCAGTAATTGAAACACTTATGGAGGAAGGGGTAACATTTGCTTCCTTTGACGATTACTACGAAGAAGAGGCTGGTTTTGAACGGGTCTATGAGCGGATTGCTGCTAAGCTGTTAGAAATGGCGCAGACGGAAAATGTTTTCTACGTTGTCCCAGGTCATCCGAGCCTTGCCGAGATGTCAGTAAAACTGCTCCAGGAACAGAAGGAAGTTCCAGTTGAAATTATTGGAGGCCAGAGCTACCTCGATGATTTATTCGCCTCATTGCAAATTGACCCTATTGAAGGTTTTCAATTCGTAGATGCAACAAGCTTCCAAAGGAATGAGCTTAATTATCGTAACCATTTGGTTTTTTGTCAGGTTTATGACCAAATGAGTGCATCCAATGTGAAGTTGGAACTGCTTGAGGATTTGCCGGCAGACTATGAGATCATCCTCATCGAAGCGGCCGGAACTGACAAAGAGAGAAAAGAACAGATACCGCTAGAAGATCTTGATCGTGTCACCAGTATTAGCAATCTTACATCGGTCTATATACCGCCTGTACCGGAGGAATTGCTTACACATGAGTTTGCATCTTTACGCAGCGTTGTTCGTATTTTGCGTAGCCCGGATGGATGCCCATGGGACAAGGAACAGACACATGAATCATTGCGTCGCTACTTGATCGAGGAAGCGTATGAGCTAATAGATGCGATCGAAGAAGAGGACGATGAAGGAATTATTGAGGAAATGGGTGACGTACTTCTCCAAATTATGATGCACGCGCAAATTGGCGAAGATGACGGCTATTTCACAATTGATGATGTTATACGCGGCATAACTGAGAAGATGATTAATCGTCATCCGCATGTTTTTGGTGATGTACATGTTGAATCAACTGAAGACGTAAATGCAAATTGGGAAAAAATCAAGAAACAGGAGAAGCAGGAGCGCGATTCTATTCTTGATGGGATTCCGCGTAGTCTTCCAGCGCTTATGCGCTCAACTAAACTTCAGAAAAAAGCTCGAAAAGCAGGATTCCAATGGGAAAGCGCCGAAGAAATTTGGGAAAAGTTTAATGAAGAAGTACAAGAATTCCATGAAGCGCTTGAATCAGGTAACAAGCGGGAAATGGAAGAGGAATACGGTGACATCCTGTTCATACTCGTGAATCTCGCTATATTCCACAAAATTGAGGCGGAACAAAGCCTCACATATGCGAATGAGAAGTTCATTTCCCGCTTCCATCATATTGAACATTCCTTGAAAAAATCGGGGAAGGAACTTGAGGATGCTTCTCTTGAAGAAATGGATGCCCTTTGGGATGAGGCAAAAAGAAAGGAGAGAGAATAA
- the yabP gene encoding sporulation protein YabP: MNYYSKDQAPVTRAPQDHNVRINNRKEMEITGVKEVDSFDNEEFLLETVMGYMIIRGQNLQLKNLDVGSGAVSIKGKVYELSYVDGDSQEKAKGFFGKLFK, translated from the coding sequence ATGAACTATTATTCAAAAGACCAGGCACCTGTAACACGTGCCCCTCAAGACCATAATGTCAGGATTAACAATCGCAAGGAAATGGAAATAACCGGTGTCAAGGAAGTGGATAGCTTTGACAATGAGGAGTTTCTGCTTGAGACCGTCATGGGCTACATGATTATAAGGGGTCAGAATTTACAACTGAAGAATCTTGATGTCGGATCAGGTGCGGTATCCATCAAGGGTAAAGTTTATGAACTTTCTTATGTGGATGGAGATTCCCAGGAGAAGGCTAAAGGGTTCTTTGGCAAGTTATTCAAATGA
- a CDS encoding RNA-binding S4 domain-containing protein yields the protein MRLDKFLKVSRLIKRRTLAKEVADQGRIKINGNPSKAASKVAVGDELVIQFGQKLVTAEVLSLQETVKKEEAANMYKIVKEEKVNA from the coding sequence ATGCGTTTAGATAAATTTTTAAAAGTATCCCGTCTGATTAAACGTCGCACCTTGGCCAAGGAAGTAGCTGATCAGGGACGGATTAAAATTAACGGCAACCCTTCCAAGGCTGCATCAAAGGTGGCAGTTGGAGATGAACTTGTCATCCAGTTCGGGCAAAAGCTTGTTACTGCAGAAGTGCTAAGTCTGCAAGAAACGGTCAAAAAGGAAGAAGCCGCGAACATGTATAAAATCGTTAAAGAGGAAAAAGTGAACGCTTAA